Proteins from one Paenibacillus amylolyticus genomic window:
- a CDS encoding beta-L-arabinofuranosidase domain-containing protein, translating to MFTNFSLNEVRLTNGDFAHRQQLVQTYLISFNVERLVHTFRLNAGMPSFTEPLNGWEAENCGLRGHFTGHFLSACAKLAFANQQRELTSKANEIVDILESCARPNGYLSAFEEDQLDQLESEHSPKVWAPYYTLHKIMQGLIDCHIYLGNMKALQLGVNMAHYISGRFERLSLWQIDGILRCTMLNPANEFGGMGDALYSLHELTGDVKILELAQLFDREYFIGPLVNSQDMLADLHANTHLPMIIAAMHRHEITGENQYRKAAVHFYECLKGRTFANGNNSSKASSPVQGGVSEKSEHWGGFGRMEDALTGGESESCCAHNTERILERLLSSSDVVEYLDHMEILKYNAILNSASSQTGLSQYHQPMGNGVTKTFSSAVESFWCCTASGIEAMSELQKNIWFKSGNRLLLNAFISSIVEWSEHTRIEQCSKYPDTLVSTLVIKTVRPVTLALYLKEKSVAAVKINASAADVQHKNGYIVIQQEFHNRDTIEIEIDAKLHLVPLQGTDSKAAVMYGSILLAQLGTTEE from the coding sequence TTGTTTACCAATTTTAGCTTGAATGAAGTCAGGTTGACCAATGGAGATTTTGCTCATCGCCAGCAGCTTGTGCAAACCTATTTGATATCATTCAACGTGGAACGGCTAGTACACACATTCAGGCTAAATGCCGGAATGCCATCGTTTACAGAACCGCTGAACGGCTGGGAAGCCGAAAATTGTGGCCTGAGAGGACATTTTACAGGACATTTCCTATCGGCATGTGCCAAATTGGCTTTTGCCAATCAGCAACGGGAACTGACGTCGAAGGCCAACGAGATAGTTGATATCCTGGAATCCTGTGCACGTCCGAACGGATACTTAAGCGCTTTCGAGGAGGATCAGCTTGACCAGTTGGAAAGCGAGCATAGTCCAAAAGTCTGGGCACCGTACTATACCCTTCACAAAATAATGCAAGGACTTATCGACTGCCATATATATCTGGGGAATATGAAGGCTTTGCAGCTTGGAGTGAATATGGCCCATTATATATCTGGACGGTTTGAGAGGCTCTCTTTGTGGCAAATCGATGGCATTCTCCGCTGTACTATGCTGAATCCGGCAAATGAGTTTGGTGGGATGGGTGATGCACTTTACTCACTCCACGAACTTACCGGGGATGTGAAAATACTGGAGCTTGCACAGCTGTTCGACAGAGAATATTTTATAGGCCCCTTGGTTAACAGCCAGGATATGCTTGCAGATTTGCATGCCAACACCCATCTTCCCATGATCATAGCGGCAATGCACCGTCACGAGATTACGGGTGAAAACCAGTACAGAAAGGCGGCTGTACATTTTTACGAATGTTTAAAAGGGAGAACATTTGCCAATGGCAATAATAGTTCAAAGGCTTCATCTCCTGTTCAGGGTGGGGTTTCCGAAAAGTCGGAACATTGGGGCGGCTTCGGGAGAATGGAAGATGCACTAACAGGTGGAGAGAGTGAGAGCTGCTGCGCACACAATACAGAACGCATACTGGAGCGATTGCTTTCATCGTCTGATGTGGTTGAATACCTGGATCACATGGAAATATTGAAATATAATGCGATTCTGAACAGTGCGAGCAGCCAAACAGGGCTGTCACAATACCACCAACCAATGGGAAACGGTGTAACTAAAACCTTCAGTAGCGCCGTTGAGTCCTTCTGGTGCTGTACGGCTTCCGGCATCGAGGCGATGAGTGAACTGCAGAAAAACATCTGGTTCAAAAGTGGAAACAGACTGCTGTTGAATGCATTTATCTCGTCAATCGTGGAATGGAGTGAGCACACCCGCATTGAGCAGTGCAGCAAATATCCCGATACGCTTGTGTCTACCCTGGTGATCAAGACGGTAAGACCCGTGACTTTGGCATTGTACCTGAAAGAGAAGTCTGTTGCAGCGGTGAAAATCAACGCCAGTGCCGCAGATGTGCAGCATAAGAACGGTTACATCGTCATTCAGCAAGAATTTCATAATCGGGATACCATCGAGATTGAGATTGATGCCAAGCTGCATCTGGTTCCACTGCAAGGTACGGATAGCAAGGCCGCGGTGATGTACGGTAGCATTCTGCTTGCACAGCTGGGGACTACAGAAGAGTGA
- a CDS encoding ABC transporter substrate-binding protein, translated as MKKVGFIMLACMLFTSLALAGCSSSDKGNGEGSNPSGKTAINVFAHQGSDTNLSTNKFTKKMEEKFDIQFNWTTVPFDGAAEKRQISLASGDYPDLYLLIPWVDRFSQTDLLKFGQQGVILPLNDLIEEYAPNIKKVLESNDYYRAMNTAPDGNIYGLTGLNECFHCSYPNKMWVNTKWLEQLGLNEPATTEEFKEMLRAFKTKDPNGNGKADEVPLSGSTENFGVHIIPYLMNGFIYDDDRNYLIVNQGKVETVVNKPEWKEGLAYIKSLYDEGLIDPGAFTQNVGAFKKIGDNADAQLLGAGAAMHPSLFVTTAEGSPYGNDYNPIPPLKGPNATYATYNYPIDPGASFVLTNKASEETQIAAIKLLDYFYTQEGTMASYLGEEGTSWRKPQEGEVALNDQVEPLYKAIPLPSGEEPRNDSWAALSQYNHHRAYRDAEVQGTDIYANDGYERRLYEATLLMEGKEPKDVFPHWALWVDPTLADEASMMQTNLKDYIDQNALQFITGAKSLDKDWDEYVKGLEGLNINRYLEIMQSSYDTSSVTK; from the coding sequence TTGAAAAAAGTGGGATTCATCATGCTTGCCTGTATGCTGTTCACCTCGTTGGCACTGGCCGGATGCTCAAGTTCTGATAAGGGGAACGGCGAAGGCAGCAATCCGTCAGGCAAGACAGCCATTAATGTATTTGCTCACCAGGGTTCGGATACCAACTTGTCTACAAATAAATTCACTAAGAAAATGGAAGAGAAGTTTGATATTCAATTCAACTGGACCACAGTTCCATTCGACGGTGCAGCGGAGAAAAGACAGATTTCACTGGCTTCCGGTGATTATCCGGACTTATATCTGCTTATCCCTTGGGTAGATCGTTTCTCCCAGACAGATTTGTTGAAGTTCGGTCAACAGGGGGTTATTTTACCGCTGAATGATCTGATTGAGGAGTATGCCCCTAATATTAAAAAAGTGCTTGAGAGCAATGATTATTATCGGGCCATGAACACCGCTCCGGACGGGAATATCTACGGTCTGACGGGACTGAATGAATGTTTCCACTGTTCATACCCGAACAAGATGTGGGTCAACACCAAATGGTTGGAACAACTTGGTTTGAACGAACCCGCGACAACAGAGGAGTTTAAGGAAATGCTTCGAGCATTTAAAACGAAGGACCCGAATGGAAACGGTAAAGCCGACGAAGTACCGCTAAGCGGTTCGACTGAAAATTTCGGTGTGCACATTATCCCGTATTTGATGAATGGTTTTATCTATGACGACGATCGGAACTACTTAATTGTCAATCAGGGCAAAGTGGAGACGGTAGTGAACAAACCGGAGTGGAAAGAAGGACTTGCTTATATCAAATCGCTCTATGATGAAGGACTGATTGATCCGGGCGCCTTTACTCAAAACGTGGGTGCTTTCAAAAAAATCGGTGATAACGCTGATGCGCAGCTTCTCGGTGCAGGAGCAGCGATGCATCCATCGTTATTTGTAACCACTGCCGAAGGTTCGCCTTACGGGAATGATTATAATCCCATCCCTCCACTGAAGGGACCGAACGCCACTTATGCGACGTATAACTATCCGATTGATCCTGGAGCATCCTTTGTACTGACGAACAAGGCCAGTGAGGAAACGCAGATCGCAGCGATCAAGCTGCTGGATTATTTCTACACCCAGGAAGGAACCATGGCTTCTTATCTGGGAGAAGAGGGCACAAGCTGGCGCAAACCACAGGAAGGTGAAGTGGCGCTCAATGATCAGGTAGAACCGCTCTATAAAGCCATCCCGCTTCCTTCCGGAGAAGAACCTCGTAACGATAGCTGGGCTGCATTGAGTCAGTACAATCATCACCGGGCATATCGGGACGCCGAAGTGCAGGGAACAGACATCTATGCCAATGATGGTTACGAGCGACGGCTCTATGAGGCAACATTGTTAATGGAGGGCAAGGAACCGAAAGACGTTTTCCCTCATTGGGCATTGTGGGTTGATCCGACTCTTGCCGATGAAGCCAGTATGATGCAGACCAATCTCAAGGATTACATCGATCAGAACGCCCTGCAATTTATTACAGGCGCCAAAAGTCTGGATAAGGATTGGGATGAATATGTAAAAGGTCTGGAAGGTTTGAACATTAATCGCTATCTGGAGATTATGCAATCTTCCTATGATACTTCTTCAGTTACCAAATAA
- a CDS encoding helix-turn-helix domain-containing protein: MQLLWSKFSPVFRRFLISYLIILMIPQIAGYASYRASIEAARSSSIENSLKSLSLGKEIIERNLLQVEAFTRQLAVNPDLQNLIAGPKPQDLYNVYGMNRMQRSLSMYSSTNDYLSHFFIHIPNYNAIITPRTVYYRPEHYYAANQLEGIPFEQWHDQILKQPHFNEIIPLRNYKREILGTVLADVPAITFLQSLPLNSFNKPQATIGIMIDQDQMASLTQNIVDQYGGWTLVTDAEGQIIFSLGIEQAEAEQLAQKRRSEGSAAETERSGQNVQPGSDGRLLISIQSSQNGWNYMAGIPEKSLMTKADQIKQVTLAFTLATIALGLLFGLVLAYRNSAPVYKLLASFREQLTEFPGKRGNEYDFLASHITNLIANNDSLQNAMNEQIPLLRDGFIKRLLTGEVYTSLELEVISSQAHISLTSSKGLAGLVKVNGYANPDSEETIHELGVARVLIKQVLTEWNSHVLITDWGTDQIAFACPLDENNPLSEAIGRCEKELNSLMDGIYQEHRISTTFATGSAYEVWNDVGRSFDEAKQALDYAIHMGTDYLVRFEDTMKENEMFYYPIESEQRLLNTIKVGDPEEAIRILEQLFLRNFEERELSYDMAQQFIMELKGTFLKLDEPKFKLDSSLLEEYKTRVTSIQMTETIASLREKFKQLTEDICGDFQRRRTGAHADTVSEMICFIQQNYGDANLTMYRIAEHMSKSEKFISQLFKEHTGENLSDYLERVRIDAASNLLQSTGQTIDEIAEATGYNSAHSFRRAFKRVRGISPSVFRKMDVHSG, from the coding sequence ATGCAGCTCCTATGGTCCAAATTCTCACCCGTGTTCCGCCGATTTCTCATTTCGTATCTTATTATTCTAATGATTCCTCAAATTGCGGGATATGCCTCTTACCGTGCTTCCATTGAGGCAGCTCGTTCCAGCTCCATTGAGAACAGCTTGAAGTCACTGAGTCTCGGTAAAGAGATCATTGAGCGTAATCTTCTTCAAGTCGAAGCCTTTACCAGGCAGCTTGCTGTCAATCCCGATTTGCAAAATTTGATTGCTGGCCCGAAGCCACAGGATCTATACAACGTCTACGGTATGAATCGCATGCAACGGAGCCTCTCCATGTACAGCAGCACCAATGATTACCTGTCTCATTTCTTCATACACATTCCGAACTACAATGCCATCATCACACCAAGAACCGTGTATTATCGTCCGGAGCATTATTATGCTGCCAATCAGCTGGAGGGTATACCGTTTGAACAGTGGCATGACCAAATTCTGAAACAACCGCACTTTAACGAAATTATACCGCTTCGGAACTATAAACGTGAAATACTCGGCACCGTGCTTGCGGACGTTCCCGCCATTACGTTTCTGCAATCTTTGCCTTTGAACAGCTTCAACAAACCGCAAGCGACGATTGGTATCATGATTGATCAGGATCAGATGGCCAGCCTTACCCAAAATATTGTGGATCAATATGGTGGCTGGACTCTGGTCACCGATGCGGAAGGACAGATCATCTTCTCCCTTGGCATTGAACAAGCGGAAGCTGAGCAATTGGCACAGAAACGTCGTAGTGAAGGCAGCGCTGCAGAAACGGAGCGGAGCGGACAGAACGTACAGCCCGGAAGCGATGGTCGGCTGCTCATATCGATACAATCCAGCCAAAATGGATGGAACTACATGGCAGGGATTCCGGAGAAGTCACTCATGACAAAGGCGGATCAAATCAAACAGGTCACGCTGGCCTTTACGCTGGCAACCATTGCTTTGGGCCTGCTGTTTGGGCTGGTTCTGGCCTATCGAAATAGCGCACCCGTGTACAAACTGTTGGCCTCGTTTCGTGAACAGCTCACCGAATTCCCTGGCAAACGGGGCAACGAATATGATTTTTTGGCAAGCCATATAACCAATCTAATAGCAAATAATGACTCACTTCAAAACGCCATGAATGAGCAGATTCCGTTATTGAGAGACGGATTTATCAAACGTTTGTTAACCGGAGAAGTCTATACCTCACTGGAGTTGGAGGTTATTTCTTCTCAAGCACATATTTCGCTTACCAGCAGCAAGGGCTTGGCGGGCTTAGTGAAGGTGAACGGATACGCCAATCCGGACAGTGAAGAAACGATTCATGAACTGGGCGTTGCAAGGGTGCTCATCAAACAGGTCCTTACCGAGTGGAATTCTCATGTGCTGATTACGGATTGGGGAACCGATCAGATCGCTTTTGCCTGCCCATTGGATGAAAACAACCCACTGAGTGAAGCTATAGGGAGATGTGAGAAGGAATTGAACAGTTTAATGGATGGCATCTATCAGGAGCATCGGATATCCACAACATTTGCCACGGGTTCAGCTTATGAGGTGTGGAATGATGTGGGGCGTTCCTTTGACGAAGCCAAACAAGCTCTGGATTATGCCATTCACATGGGAACTGATTATCTGGTGAGATTTGAAGATACGATGAAGGAAAACGAAATGTTCTATTATCCGATTGAGTCCGAACAGCGCCTGCTCAACACAATCAAAGTCGGCGATCCTGAGGAGGCAATACGTATTCTGGAGCAATTGTTTCTTCGTAATTTTGAAGAGCGGGAACTCTCCTACGATATGGCACAGCAGTTCATCATGGAGTTGAAGGGGACTTTTCTGAAGCTCGACGAACCCAAATTCAAGCTGGATTCCTCCCTGCTGGAGGAATATAAAACGCGGGTGACATCCATTCAGATGACAGAAACAATCGCTTCGCTGCGTGAAAAATTCAAACAGTTAACAGAAGACATCTGCGGTGATTTTCAGAGGAGAAGAACAGGAGCGCATGCAGATACGGTAAGTGAAATGATTTGTTTTATCCAGCAAAATTACGGGGACGCAAACTTGACGATGTATCGGATTGCCGAACATATGAGCAAGTCCGAGAAGTTTATATCCCAACTGTTCAAAGAGCATACAGGCGAGAATCTTTCCGATTATTTAGAACGGGTACGTATTGATGCGGCCTCGAACCTGTTGCAGTCCACCGGACAGACCATTGACGAGATAGCGGAGGCCACCGGCTATAACAGTGCACATTCATTCCGTCGAGCGTTCAAGCGAGTACGCGGCATTTCCCCGAGTGTGTTTCGGAAAATGGACGTTCATAGCGGATAA
- a CDS encoding RICIN domain-containing protein → MFNGSNEGFGTNTKTIFNAAGNVSIAAHMNGFILSEGPRSSFADPTAGLKWDGDASRSAMGRFLFNWYHERAQTYPGSGSGGPTTGLVSGATYKIVARHSNKVIDVPGGLNENNLQLQQWSDLGGNPQKWVLTSIGNGGYTLTSVNSPDKVIDIRNGTSTNGEVVQLMSNLNTTAQHFKVNDLGNGYWSIINVNSNKAIEVANASTSDGAKLQQNTYTGATNQQWKFVAVSN, encoded by the coding sequence TTGTTTAATGGCAGCAATGAAGGTTTCGGCACGAATACCAAAACGATCTTCAACGCAGCAGGCAATGTCAGCATTGCAGCTCATATGAACGGATTCATTCTAAGTGAAGGACCACGAAGCTCCTTTGCCGATCCTACGGCTGGCCTGAAGTGGGACGGGGATGCTTCACGGAGTGCCATGGGACGATTCCTGTTTAACTGGTACCATGAACGTGCCCAGACTTACCCGGGCAGTGGATCAGGTGGACCAACAACGGGGCTGGTATCCGGTGCAACCTACAAAATTGTAGCCCGGCATTCCAACAAGGTTATTGATGTCCCAGGTGGTCTAAACGAAAACAATCTTCAGCTTCAGCAGTGGAGCGATCTGGGCGGCAACCCTCAGAAGTGGGTTCTGACCTCGATCGGCAACGGCGGCTATACGTTGACAAGTGTGAACTCACCGGACAAAGTCATTGACATTCGCAATGGAACAAGCACCAATGGAGAAGTGGTGCAGCTCATGAGCAATCTGAACACAACCGCTCAGCATTTCAAAGTGAATGACCTTGGAAACGGATACTGGAGTATCATTAACGTGAACAGCAACAAAGCGATTGAAGTCGCCAACGCTTCCACTTCGGATGGTGCCAAGTTGCAGCAGAACACGTATACGGGTGCAACTAACCAGCAATGGAAATTTGTTGCCGTCAGCAATTAA
- a CDS encoding cellulase family glycosylhydrolase has protein sequence MKRFMISCKLLLILALLITIAPWGGSKAEAWVGMPMGKLHVNGKNLVNSNNQPVLLNGWHQPSGAYWTYQDSNYYLNLHGNNRHAATLAYLKDITDTFADTSPKYGSNHGWNMNQVRLFIDRQDMGDVAAGTYNFAGVQTVTQNVIIPYIQYAKTKGVYVVLGLDFTLKDDQATTSANLQKFNQIWGYLASRPEIKSADNVHFELINEPVKSYANGHWGGYNGENDFVDHWNDLRNFQNSMISTIRSQGADNVIWAAGLGYNQFYSLTASHPLTDPLNNYGYAVHWYPGYGAYDNFSILQDQWNTNVKATADKYPINITEVTWFKNKPGDSAY, from the coding sequence GTGAAGAGGTTCATGATATCTTGTAAACTGTTACTCATTCTAGCTTTATTGATCACCATTGCTCCATGGGGAGGCAGCAAGGCCGAAGCATGGGTGGGTATGCCGATGGGCAAGCTTCACGTTAATGGCAAAAATCTGGTGAACAGCAACAATCAGCCTGTGCTTCTGAACGGTTGGCATCAACCTTCAGGCGCCTACTGGACTTACCAGGACAGCAATTATTATCTCAATCTGCACGGCAATAACCGTCATGCAGCTACACTGGCTTATCTGAAAGACATTACGGATACCTTTGCAGACACCAGCCCGAAATACGGAAGCAATCATGGCTGGAATATGAATCAGGTCCGTCTGTTCATCGACCGTCAGGACATGGGAGATGTGGCTGCTGGTACATATAACTTTGCCGGTGTGCAGACAGTTACCCAAAATGTAATTATTCCGTACATTCAATATGCCAAAACAAAAGGTGTCTATGTTGTCCTGGGACTGGACTTCACGTTGAAGGATGATCAGGCAACAACATCTGCCAATCTGCAAAAATTCAATCAAATCTGGGGTTATCTCGCTTCACGTCCTGAGATCAAAAGCGCAGACAACGTTCATTTCGAACTGATTAACGAACCGGTGAAATCCTATGCGAATGGACATTGGGGCGGGTACAACGGGGAAAATGACTTTGTGGATCACTGGAATGACTTGCGCAATTTCCAGAATTCCATGATTTCAACGATTCGCAGCCAAGGTGCGGACAACGTAATCTGGGCGGCAGGTCTGGGGTACAACCAATTTTACAGCTTAACGGCAAGCCATCCATTGACAGATCCGCTCAATAACTATGGATATGCGGTTCACTGGTACCCTGGTTATGGCGCATATGACAACTTCTCCATCCTGCAAGACCAGTGGAATACGAACGTGAAGGCGACCGCTGACAAATATCCGATTAACATTACCGAGGTAACCTGGTTCAAAAACAAACCTGGTGATTCGGCCTATTGA
- a CDS encoding carbohydrate ABC transporter permease, with the protein MTTSRLLSLEHWKGWLWAIIRFVLITGLSFVILFPIFQKVSTSVKDKGDLYSAVVVWIPQNFSVDNFKQAIRVMDYWATLFNTFALSATTTLLTTASCALAGYGFARLKFRGSNWLFAGVILTILVPPTTILIPVYLNLKSFDLMGLVTLLTGKPVNLLNTYWPFILTAITANSLKAGLYIFIFRQFFRGIPKEVEEAAYVDGAGIGRTFSRIMLPNAIPSMVTVMLFSFVWQWNDSFYTTTYLTSSKVMSTQLSSLPYNLAQQVTDGAASQADPFYLSMIQDTGILLAILPLIVIYLFVQRYFVESVERTGIVG; encoded by the coding sequence GTGACAACATCACGATTATTATCGCTGGAGCATTGGAAAGGCTGGCTGTGGGCCATAATCCGATTCGTGCTGATTACCGGGCTTTCCTTCGTTATCCTGTTTCCCATATTCCAGAAGGTTTCAACATCCGTCAAGGATAAAGGTGATCTGTATTCGGCAGTGGTGGTATGGATTCCACAGAACTTCTCTGTCGACAATTTCAAGCAGGCGATACGCGTAATGGATTATTGGGCAACATTGTTTAACACGTTTGCCCTGTCTGCGACGACAACATTGCTGACTACAGCATCCTGTGCACTTGCAGGATATGGATTCGCCAGACTGAAATTCAGGGGAAGCAACTGGCTGTTTGCCGGTGTCATTCTGACGATTCTTGTACCGCCAACGACCATTCTTATTCCGGTGTACCTGAACCTGAAAAGCTTTGACCTGATGGGGCTTGTAACGCTCTTGACCGGCAAGCCTGTTAATCTGCTCAATACGTACTGGCCGTTCATTCTGACAGCGATTACAGCGAATTCGCTCAAGGCTGGCTTGTATATCTTTATTTTCCGCCAATTCTTCAGAGGCATTCCGAAGGAAGTGGAGGAGGCGGCCTACGTGGACGGCGCGGGCATCGGGCGAACATTTTCAAGAATCATGCTGCCCAATGCAATTCCGTCCATGGTAACAGTCATGCTGTTTTCTTTTGTATGGCAGTGGAACGATAGCTTCTATACAACAACGTATCTGACTTCAAGCAAAGTCATGTCGACCCAGTTATCGTCTCTTCCGTATAATCTGGCCCAGCAGGTTACGGATGGTGCGGCTTCCCAGGCCGATCCGTTCTATCTAAGCATGATCCAGGATACAGGAATTCTTCTTGCCATTTTGCCTTTGATCGTCATCTATCTGTTTGTGCAACGATATTTCGTAGAGAGTGTAGAACGTACAGGAATCGTCGGTTAA
- a CDS encoding sugar ABC transporter permease codes for MWGVIYVLPWLIGFVLFFFIPLLASLRYSMSTIQANAEGIAIQFMGVANYIQALTVNTSFNRALIEAITDVLINVPLIVIFSLFLAVVLNQKFRGRAVARSIFFLPVILASGVIMTLESTSLIEAVNQSSTGGSSLGTFELENLMVNAGVSDWIVTYLSSAVDRIYQIVSQSGVQILIFLAGIQTISPQLYEASKMEGATGYEAFWKITFPMVSPLIFVNAIYTIIDSFANNAMTELIRDTGFVKFDFGLSSAMAWVYFLAIAIILVIVSIIFSKRVFYQD; via the coding sequence ATGTGGGGCGTAATCTACGTGCTTCCCTGGCTCATTGGTTTTGTGTTGTTTTTCTTCATCCCGCTGTTAGCCTCACTGCGATACAGCATGAGCACAATTCAAGCCAACGCAGAAGGCATAGCGATTCAGTTCATGGGTGTCGCCAATTACATTCAGGCACTGACCGTTAATACAAGCTTTAACCGTGCATTAATAGAAGCGATCACAGACGTACTCATCAACGTGCCGCTTATCGTAATATTCAGTCTGTTCCTTGCCGTCGTCCTGAATCAGAAGTTCAGGGGCCGGGCTGTAGCACGGTCGATTTTTTTCCTGCCGGTTATTCTGGCATCAGGAGTAATTATGACGCTGGAGAGCACCAGCCTGATTGAAGCGGTGAATCAGAGCAGCACCGGTGGAAGTTCACTGGGAACATTTGAACTTGAAAATCTGATGGTTAACGCCGGAGTGAGCGATTGGATCGTCACCTATCTGAGTAGCGCCGTAGATCGGATCTATCAGATTGTCAGTCAATCCGGCGTACAGATTTTGATCTTTTTGGCAGGAATCCAGACCATCTCTCCTCAACTGTATGAGGCTTCGAAGATGGAGGGCGCGACGGGGTATGAAGCCTTCTGGAAAATTACATTTCCAATGGTAAGCCCGCTTATTTTTGTCAACGCGATCTATACCATCATTGATTCGTTTGCCAATAATGCCATGACGGAACTGATCCGGGACACCGGCTTCGTCAAGTTTGACTTTGGATTAAGCTCGGCCATGGCATGGGTCTACTTTCTGGCCATTGCCATCATTCTGGTTATTGTGTCCATCATCTTCTCGAAGCGAGTCTTCTATCAAGATTAG
- a CDS encoding DUF5696 domain-containing protein — MQNGGLPELNASKEQSNVPFYLQLFGGMTTRKHMLGIPYDSTEALTTFDEAKSILSALTEKKVSNIQVRYAGWLNGGIHHRLPDTIQVDSAIGGKKGLREFSAYTQEAGIGFYPDIALLNVQSKKGFKPSKEASRTLTQEPAVMYPMNQAIQRRDRDRSPSYVLSPNLLEDVTEDMLAELSSLQKDGLSLSLNDLAGQLNSDMNPKKLLDRTQALDSVKKALEQIRQQAGSLVAEGGNAYALPYITGLTDAPMTSSRFKLEDEEIPFYQLVVHGSISYTGTPYNLSTYTNARQYVLKLIEYGASPYFAWFNAPNHVVKETDYDNLYAANYEQWIDLAAEIYNEVNQVNLPFDGRSMISHESLEEGVFRTTYEGGGFVIVNYNDFPVKVDNDTVEAQSYVTGGEQL, encoded by the coding sequence TTGCAGAATGGCGGACTTCCCGAGCTGAATGCCAGCAAGGAGCAGAGCAATGTTCCCTTTTACCTGCAACTGTTCGGCGGCATGACAACAAGGAAGCATATGCTGGGCATACCGTACGATTCGACGGAGGCTTTGACCACGTTTGATGAAGCCAAAAGCATTCTCTCCGCCTTGACGGAGAAGAAGGTGTCCAATATTCAGGTGCGCTATGCGGGATGGCTTAACGGCGGAATTCATCATCGACTGCCGGATACCATTCAAGTCGACAGCGCTATAGGCGGGAAAAAGGGATTGCGGGAATTCAGCGCATACACACAAGAAGCAGGCATCGGCTTCTATCCGGATATCGCTCTGCTCAATGTGCAATCCAAAAAAGGATTCAAACCGTCCAAAGAAGCTTCACGTACATTAACTCAGGAACCGGCGGTCATGTATCCGATGAACCAGGCCATCCAGCGGCGGGACCGGGATCGTTCTCCTTCCTATGTGCTATCACCCAACTTGCTGGAGGACGTGACGGAAGACATGTTAGCTGAGCTCAGTTCCCTGCAAAAGGATGGACTGTCGTTGAGCCTGAATGACTTGGCAGGGCAGTTAAACAGCGATATGAATCCGAAAAAGCTGTTGGACCGAACACAAGCGCTGGACTCCGTTAAAAAGGCACTTGAACAGATCCGGCAGCAGGCAGGCTCACTTGTAGCTGAAGGCGGAAACGCTTATGCCCTGCCATATATAACCGGTCTGACAGATGCGCCGATGACCAGCAGCCGTTTCAAGCTGGAGGATGAAGAGATTCCTTTCTATCAGCTCGTTGTACACGGCAGCATCAGCTATACAGGTACTCCATACAATCTCTCCACATATACGAACGCAAGGCAATATGTGCTGAAGTTGATTGAATATGGAGCCAGCCCCTACTTTGCATGGTTCAATGCGCCAAACCATGTCGTGAAAGAAACGGATTATGATAATCTCTACGCAGCGAATTATGAACAGTGGATCGATCTGGCTGCCGAGATCTACAACGAGGTGAACCAGGTGAATCTTCCGTTTGACGGACGTTCCATGATATCACATGAATCCCTGGAGGAGGGCGTCTTCCGGACAACATATGAAGGTGGCGGGTTCGTAATCGTCAATTATAACGACTTCCCAGTGAAAGTTGATAACGATACAGTGGAAGCCCAAAGCTATGTGACTGGTGGTGAGCAGCTCTGA